One genomic window of Tepidamorphus gemmatus includes the following:
- a CDS encoding L,D-transpeptidase family protein: MTIRSVSGIALCAVLFAAPAMAQSSGSGSWFGLLRASASGQVAQSVSARDQDPSIITFDARSAEWSDRFDPSSQTLSFTFDTRQPTLSALTADNIQRAIDVYMGIAARGGWGTVPDGPVLRVGLSHKNVAALRQRLIASGDLSANAGVSNTFDTYVEAAVRRFQMRHGLVPDGLVHDQTLVELNVPVEVRIEQLRTNLVRVRSMSGDLGERYVMVNIPAAEVEAVENGVVASRHTAVVGREDRQSPLLAKKIQYISFNPFWTVPKSIIQKDIIPKMREDPTYLQRYKIRIFTWRGEEIDPANVDWNSNEAVDYMLKQDPGDQNSLGSIRINFPNEHAVYLHDTPQQTLFGQNARFHSSGCVRVQNVRQLVDWLLQPNGDWSRAKIDTVVRSGETLDVTLKRQTPIYFAYITAWATSDGVVHFRPDVYNRDGLGVPLAASSI, translated from the coding sequence ATGACGATCAGGAGCGTCTCGGGAATTGCTCTCTGCGCGGTGCTCTTTGCCGCGCCGGCGATGGCGCAGTCTTCGGGCAGCGGGTCGTGGTTCGGGTTGCTGCGTGCCTCGGCATCTGGCCAGGTAGCCCAATCCGTATCGGCGCGCGATCAGGATCCCTCCATCATCACCTTCGACGCCCGCAGCGCGGAATGGAGCGACCGCTTCGATCCGTCCTCGCAGACGCTGAGCTTCACCTTTGATACCCGCCAGCCGACGCTGAGCGCGCTGACCGCCGACAACATCCAGCGTGCGATCGACGTCTACATGGGCATCGCCGCACGGGGCGGATGGGGCACGGTGCCCGACGGGCCTGTGCTGCGCGTCGGACTGTCGCACAAGAACGTCGCGGCGCTTCGCCAGCGCCTGATTGCCAGTGGCGATCTGTCGGCCAATGCCGGCGTGTCGAACACCTTCGACACCTATGTCGAGGCCGCCGTTCGCCGTTTCCAGATGCGGCATGGCCTGGTTCCCGATGGCCTGGTCCATGACCAGACCCTGGTCGAGCTCAACGTGCCGGTCGAGGTACGCATCGAGCAACTGCGCACCAACCTGGTGCGGGTCCGCTCGATGTCGGGCGATCTCGGTGAGCGCTACGTGATGGTCAACATCCCCGCGGCCGAGGTCGAGGCGGTCGAGAACGGCGTGGTCGCGTCGCGCCACACCGCCGTCGTCGGCCGCGAGGACCGGCAGTCGCCGCTGCTGGCCAAGAAGATCCAGTATATCAGCTTCAATCCATTCTGGACGGTGCCGAAGAGCATCATCCAGAAGGATATCATACCGAAGATGCGCGAGGATCCGACCTATCTCCAGCGTTACAAGATCCGCATCTTCACCTGGCGTGGAGAGGAGATCGATCCGGCGAATGTGGACTGGAACTCCAATGAGGCGGTCGACTACATGCTGAAGCAGGATCCGGGCGATCAGAACTCGCTCGGTTCGATCCGGATCAATTTCCCCAACGAGCATGCGGTTTATCTGCACGACACGCCGCAGCAGACCCTGTTCGGACAGAACGCCCGGTTCCATTCCTCCGGCTGCGTGCGCGTGCAGAATGTGCGCCAGCTCGTCGACTGGCTGTTGCAGCCGAACGGCGACTGGTCGCGCGCCAAGATCGACACGGTTGTGCGCAGTGGCGAGACGCTCGACGTGACCCTCAAGCGTCAGACGCCGATCTACTTTGCCTACATCACCGCCTGGGCGACCTCCGACGGCGTTGTCCACTTCCGCCCGGACGTCTACAACCGGGACGGCTTGGGCGTTCCGCTGGCGGCATCCAGCATCTGA
- the parC gene encoding DNA topoisomerase IV subunit A, with protein MSARTSSPPPEGGIEPIDLRQALEERYLSYALSTIMHRALPDVRDGLKPVHRRVLYAMRLLRLDPDAGFKKCARVVGDVIGKYHPHGDQSVYDALVRLAQDFAVRYPLVDGQGNFGNIDGDNAAAMRYTEARLTETARLLLDGLDEDAVDFRETYDGEEREPVVLPGAFPNLLANGSAGIAVGMATSIPPHNVAEICDAALHLIKHPDAPVETLVRYVEGPDFPTGGVLVEPHGSIVEAYRTGRGSFRLRARWHVEDQGRGTWIAVVTQIPYQVQKGRLIEKIAELLTARRLPLLADVRDESADDVRIVLEPKSRTVDPAILMESLFKLTDLETRIPLNMNVLSGGRVPMVLGLADVLRQWLDHRREVLVRRSNHRLDKIAHRLEVLGGYLIAYLNLDEVIRIIREEDEPKAELIRRYELTELQADSILNMRLRSLRKLEELEIRREHEALSAEQAELRGLVGSEERQWERIAGEIRDIRKAYGPMTELGRRRTEIADAAALPSAEALEDLKEALIEKEPVTVILSEKGWIRAMKGHQTDVSNLPFKSGDRLKFAFHAQTTDRILLFATDGRFFTLGADRLPGGRGHGEPVRLMVDIAETHDIVSAFVHDPSRKLLVAGTDGRGFVVPEAEVVANTRKGKQVLNVSPPVEAAICVPAAGDTVATIGENRKLLVFPLSEVPEMTRGKGVRLQRFKDGGLADAKVFALADGLSWIDTAGRTWTVKDLHEWRGNRGQAGRLPPKGFPRTNRFGAGIGSG; from the coding sequence ATGTCGGCCCGCACCTCCTCACCGCCGCCAGAGGGCGGCATAGAACCGATCGACCTGCGCCAGGCGCTCGAAGAGCGCTATCTGTCCTATGCACTGTCGACGATAATGCATCGTGCACTGCCCGATGTGCGCGACGGGCTGAAGCCCGTGCACCGTCGGGTTCTCTACGCGATGCGGTTGCTGCGGCTTGATCCGGACGCGGGCTTCAAGAAATGTGCGCGCGTGGTCGGCGACGTGATCGGCAAGTACCATCCGCACGGCGATCAGTCCGTCTACGACGCGCTGGTGCGCCTCGCCCAGGATTTCGCCGTTCGCTATCCGCTGGTCGACGGGCAGGGCAATTTCGGCAACATCGACGGCGATAACGCCGCGGCGATGCGCTACACCGAGGCGCGGCTGACCGAGACGGCGCGGCTGCTGCTCGATGGCCTCGACGAGGACGCGGTCGATTTCCGCGAGACCTATGACGGCGAGGAGCGCGAGCCAGTCGTCCTGCCGGGCGCCTTTCCGAACCTGCTCGCCAACGGCAGCGCGGGCATTGCGGTCGGCATGGCCACGTCGATCCCGCCGCACAACGTCGCGGAAATTTGCGATGCCGCGCTTCACCTCATCAAGCACCCCGACGCGCCGGTCGAAACCCTCGTCAGATATGTAGAAGGGCCGGATTTTCCGACCGGCGGCGTGTTGGTCGAGCCGCACGGATCAATCGTCGAGGCCTATCGCACCGGGCGCGGCTCGTTCCGTCTGCGGGCGCGCTGGCACGTGGAGGATCAGGGGCGCGGCACCTGGATCGCGGTTGTCACGCAGATTCCCTACCAGGTGCAGAAGGGCCGGCTGATCGAGAAGATCGCCGAACTGCTGACTGCCCGCCGCCTGCCGTTGCTGGCCGATGTGCGCGACGAATCCGCTGACGATGTGAGGATCGTGCTTGAGCCGAAGAGCCGCACGGTCGATCCCGCGATCCTGATGGAGTCGCTGTTCAAACTGACCGATCTGGAGACCCGCATCCCGCTCAACATGAACGTGCTGAGTGGCGGCAGGGTGCCGATGGTGCTCGGTCTGGCCGATGTCCTGCGGCAATGGCTCGACCATCGCCGCGAGGTGCTGGTCCGCCGCTCCAACCACCGGCTCGACAAGATCGCCCACCGTCTCGAGGTGCTCGGCGGCTATCTGATCGCCTATCTCAACCTCGACGAGGTGATCCGCATCATCCGCGAGGAAGACGAGCCGAAGGCCGAGCTGATCCGGCGATACGAACTCACCGAGCTGCAGGCGGACTCGATTCTCAACATGCGGCTGCGGTCGCTGCGCAAACTCGAGGAACTGGAGATCCGCCGCGAGCATGAGGCCCTGTCCGCCGAACAGGCGGAGCTGCGCGGGCTGGTCGGCTCCGAGGAACGCCAGTGGGAAAGGATCGCAGGCGAGATCCGCGACATCCGCAAGGCCTATGGCCCGATGACCGAACTGGGCCGCCGCCGCACCGAGATCGCCGACGCCGCCGCGCTTCCCTCTGCCGAGGCGCTGGAGGATCTAAAGGAGGCCCTGATCGAGAAGGAGCCGGTGACGGTCATCCTCTCCGAAAAGGGCTGGATCCGCGCTATGAAGGGGCACCAGACCGATGTCTCGAACCTTCCCTTCAAGAGCGGCGACCGACTCAAGTTCGCGTTCCACGCGCAGACCACTGACAGGATCCTGCTGTTCGCCACCGATGGCCGCTTCTTCACGCTAGGCGCCGACAGGCTGCCGGGTGGGCGCGGCCACGGGGAGCCGGTGCGGCTGATGGTCGATATCGCCGAGACGCACGACATCGTGTCGGCTTTCGTCCACGATCCCTCCCGCAAGCTGCTGGTGGCTGGCACCGACGGACGAGGCTTTGTGGTTCCGGAGGCCGAGGTCGTGGCCAACACCCGCAAGGGCAAGCAGGTGCTCAACGTATCGCCGCCCGTCGAGGCGGCGATCTGCGTGCCGGCCGCCGGCGACACCGTGGCGACCATCGGAGAGAACCGCAAGCTGCTCGTCTTTCCGCTTTCGGAAGTTCCGGAGATGACCCGCGGAAAGGGTGTCCGTCTGCAGCGCTTCAAGGATGGCGGGCTGGCCGATGCCAAGGTGTTCGCGCTTGCCGATGGACTGAGCTGGATCGATACCGCCGGCCGGACCTGGACCGTCAAGGATCTCCACGAATGGCGCGGCAACCGCGGCCAGGCCGGCCGCCTTCCACCCAAGGGCTTCCCGAGGACGAACAGGTTCGGTGCGGGGATTGGTTCGGGCTGA
- a CDS encoding threonine ammonia-lyase, which yields MSARLAISLDDVRAAAEVIRGHVLRTPLVPAPRLATLAGTRVAVKYENLQVTNAFKERGALNRLAALGPDERRRGVVTLSAGNHAQAVACHARRLGIPATIVMPRTTPFTKVASTEAFGATVVLDGETVAECRDAVDQFIERDGLTLVHPYDDPLVMAGQGTIALEMLEEMPDLDCLVVPVGGGGLISGIAVAARALKPDIAIYGVQTSLYASMAAALAGRPACCGGDTLAEGIAVKSVSPAAVEILKKYRIEVLEVDESAIERAIYAYLTLQKTLAEGAGAAGLAAVLAEPERFAGRSVGLVLTGGNIDPRLLSAIAVRALEREDRVVSFRITVRDRPGELGHVTSILGREGANILEVSHQRLLLDVPAMRATADITVETRDRDHAERIRQALEAAGMTVSRLVPRQRPES from the coding sequence ATGAGCGCAAGGCTGGCGATTTCCCTGGACGACGTGCGCGCGGCCGCGGAGGTCATCCGCGGCCACGTGCTACGCACGCCGCTGGTGCCGGCGCCGCGCCTTGCCACGCTGGCCGGAACGCGGGTGGCGGTCAAATACGAGAACCTCCAGGTCACCAACGCATTCAAGGAGCGCGGCGCGCTCAACCGACTTGCAGCACTCGGTCCGGACGAGCGGCGGCGCGGCGTCGTGACGCTTTCGGCCGGCAACCATGCCCAGGCGGTGGCCTGCCATGCCCGGCGCCTTGGCATCCCAGCGACCATCGTCATGCCGCGCACGACGCCGTTCACCAAGGTAGCGAGCACCGAGGCATTCGGAGCGACGGTCGTGCTGGATGGCGAGACCGTCGCCGAATGCCGCGATGCGGTCGATCAATTCATCGAACGCGACGGCCTGACGCTCGTCCACCCGTATGACGATCCGCTCGTGATGGCCGGCCAGGGCACGATCGCGCTGGAAATGCTGGAAGAGATGCCTGATCTCGACTGTCTGGTGGTGCCGGTCGGCGGCGGCGGGCTGATCTCCGGCATCGCCGTTGCCGCGCGGGCGCTGAAGCCCGACATCGCGATCTATGGGGTCCAGACCTCGCTCTATGCCTCCATGGCAGCGGCGCTGGCCGGAAGGCCGGCCTGCTGCGGCGGCGATACCCTCGCCGAGGGCATCGCAGTGAAGTCGGTCTCACCAGCCGCGGTCGAGATCCTCAAGAAGTACCGGATCGAGGTGCTCGAGGTCGACGAATCGGCCATCGAGCGGGCGATCTACGCGTATCTGACCCTGCAGAAGACGCTCGCCGAAGGCGCGGGTGCGGCGGGGCTGGCCGCCGTTCTGGCCGAACCGGAACGCTTCGCCGGACGCTCGGTCGGTCTCGTCCTGACGGGTGGCAATATCGACCCCCGGCTGCTGTCGGCGATTGCGGTGCGCGCGCTCGAACGCGAGGACCGCGTGGTCAGCTTCCGCATCACCGTCAGGGACCGGCCCGGCGAACTGGGCCACGTCACCTCGATCCTCGGGCGCGAGGGTGCCAACATCCTCGAGGTCTCGCACCAGCGCCTGCTCCTCGACGTGCCGGCCATGAGGGCAACGGCCGACATCACCGTCGAAACGCGGGACCGGGACCACGCCGAGCGGATCAGGCAGGCGCTGGAGGCGGCGGGAATGACCGTCTCGCGGCTTGTCCCCAGGCAGCGGCCCGAGAGCTGA
- a CDS encoding DUF6163 family protein codes for MPLQFAKAAPVAPAILLWYLRALALFYFLSGLVNWARILGAIGPGFAGQPAHVQIATVYFALLQVVAAVGLWCGAAWGVAAWLFSSVAELVMHVGFSDLFGSAWLTVTFHVTTILIYVGLAWWTGTPENTGQILRLPSE; via the coding sequence ATGCCGCTGCAGTTCGCCAAGGCCGCGCCCGTCGCTCCGGCGATCCTGCTGTGGTATCTGCGCGCGCTGGCGCTGTTCTACTTCCTCAGCGGCCTTGTCAACTGGGCCAGGATCCTCGGCGCGATCGGCCCGGGTTTTGCCGGCCAGCCAGCGCACGTGCAGATCGCGACGGTCTATTTTGCCCTGCTGCAGGTGGTTGCGGCCGTCGGTCTGTGGTGCGGCGCGGCATGGGGCGTTGCGGCCTGGCTGTTCTCCTCGGTCGCTGAACTCGTCATGCATGTCGGTTTTTCCGACCTGTTCGGGTCGGCTTGGCTGACGGTCACCTTTCATGTCACGACAATCCTGATCTACGTCGGACTGGCGTGGTGGACCGGGACCCCGGAGAATACCGGACAGATACTTAGGCTTCCGTCCGAATGA
- a CDS encoding arginyltransferase, with protein sequence MSELGRDNPQFYLTAPTACPYLPGKYERKVFTHLVGEKAAALNDILTQGGFRRSQNIAYRPACEGCRACVSVRVVVDAFRPSRSFRRILRRNADLIGNEVPPQPSADQYALFRDYLDARHAHGGMAEMSVLDYAMMVEDTHVETRLVEYRRRGPDTAMTGRGRGPLLAVALTDILSDGLSMVYSFYDPTQEDRSLGTYMILDHIERARRAGLPYVYLGYWVNGSRKMGYKIRFQPQEHLTGIGWTRVSAAEAAA encoded by the coding sequence TTGAGCGAGCTCGGAAGAGACAATCCGCAGTTCTACCTGACCGCGCCGACGGCATGTCCCTACCTGCCCGGCAAGTACGAGCGGAAGGTGTTCACGCATCTGGTGGGCGAGAAGGCCGCAGCCCTCAACGACATCCTGACCCAGGGTGGCTTCCGCCGAAGCCAGAACATCGCCTACCGCCCCGCCTGCGAGGGGTGCCGGGCCTGCGTCTCCGTGCGGGTTGTCGTCGATGCCTTCCGACCCAGCCGGAGCTTCCGCCGCATCCTGAGACGCAACGCCGACCTCATTGGCAACGAGGTGCCGCCCCAGCCCTCGGCCGACCAGTACGCCCTGTTCCGCGACTATCTCGATGCCCGACACGCCCACGGCGGGATGGCCGAGATGTCCGTGCTCGACTACGCGATGATGGTCGAGGACACGCATGTCGAGACGCGGCTTGTCGAATACCGGCGGCGCGGCCCGGACACCGCGATGACCGGACGCGGACGCGGCCCGCTGCTCGCGGTCGCGCTGACCGACATCCTCAGCGACGGGCTGTCGATGGTCTACTCGTTCTACGATCCCACCCAGGAGGACCGCAGCCTCGGCACCTACATGATCCTCGACCACATCGAGCGCGCCCGCCGGGCCGGGCTTCCCTATGTCTATCTGGGTTACTGGGTGAACGGCTCACGCAAGATGGGCTACAAGATCCGCTTCCAGCCGCAGGAACATCTCACCGGCATCGGCTGGACACGCGTCAGTGCGGCGGAGGCGGCCGCGTAG
- a CDS encoding enoyl-CoA hydratase/isomerase family protein — protein sequence MAEDAEILFEVRGRAGIVTLNRPKALNALTLGMVRQLHPQLVAWANDAAIDRVVIRAAGEKAFCAGGDIRQLHDWGRAGDSRALDFYREEYRLNAYIKRYPKPYVALIDGIVMGGGVGVSVHGSHRVVGGRTIFAMPETGIGLFPDVGGTWFLPRLPGSLGTYLALTGARLGRAEAAWAGIATLAADSDAFPDILAALCGPGDTHTLLAPFAVPSEAAPVRTLMPVIDRCFSADSVEEVLERLDREQGDHADWARKTIATMRTKSPVSQKIALRQMRLGARSSFEECMRIEFRIVSRILTGHEFFEGVRALIIDKDNQPRWQPDRLEDVSDAEVDAYFAPLDEELDLGRLDVVGTDG from the coding sequence ATGGCTGAGGATGCCGAGATCCTGTTCGAGGTGCGCGGACGTGCCGGCATCGTCACGCTCAACCGGCCCAAGGCACTCAACGCCCTGACCCTAGGCATGGTGCGCCAGCTGCATCCGCAGCTCGTGGCCTGGGCCAATGATGCGGCGATCGACCGTGTGGTGATCCGTGCTGCCGGCGAGAAGGCGTTCTGTGCGGGCGGCGACATCCGTCAACTGCACGACTGGGGCCGCGCCGGTGACAGCCGTGCCCTGGACTTCTATCGCGAGGAATACCGTCTCAACGCCTACATCAAGCGCTATCCCAAGCCCTATGTCGCGCTGATTGACGGCATCGTCATGGGTGGCGGGGTCGGCGTCTCTGTCCATGGCAGCCACCGGGTCGTCGGCGGGCGCACCATCTTCGCCATGCCGGAGACCGGCATCGGGCTGTTCCCGGACGTTGGCGGTACATGGTTCCTGCCGCGGTTGCCGGGAAGCCTCGGGACATATCTGGCCCTCACTGGCGCGCGCCTCGGCCGCGCCGAGGCGGCATGGGCGGGCATTGCCACCTTGGCGGCCGACAGCGACGCCTTCCCCGACATTCTCGCCGCACTTTGCGGTCCCGGCGACACCCACACGCTGCTGGCGCCGTTCGCCGTGCCGTCCGAAGCGGCCCCGGTGCGCACGCTGATGCCTGTTATCGACCGGTGCTTCTCGGCGGACTCGGTGGAAGAGGTACTGGAGCGGCTGGACCGGGAGCAGGGGGACCACGCCGACTGGGCCCGGAAGACCATCGCCACGATGCGGACCAAATCCCCCGTCAGCCAGAAGATCGCGTTGCGCCAGATGCGGCTCGGAGCCCGATCTTCGTTCGAGGAATGCATGCGGATCGAATTCCGGATCGTGTCCCGCATCCTGACCGGACATGAGTTCTTTGAGGGCGTGAGAGCCCTGATCATCGACAAGGACAACCAGCCGCGTTGGCAGCCCGACCGTCTCGAGGACGTGTCGGACGCCGAGGTCGATGCCTATTTCGCGCCGCTCGACGAGGAACTTGATCTCGGGCGGCTGGATGTCGTCGGGACGGACGGATAA
- the ldtR gene encoding transcriptional regulator LdtR, whose protein sequence is MNVAVAKHASPGPENGSDELKSRYLEALTLVERLHRRLLDVIKDEFDRQGRADVNSVQALLLFNIGDSELTAGELRTRGYYLGSNVSYNLKKLVEGGYVHHQRSTVDRRSVRISLTKKGQEVHDVVKHLYERHLKSIEKVGGLGSDDFERLNRSLQKLERFWTDQILYRL, encoded by the coding sequence ATGAATGTAGCCGTCGCGAAGCACGCGAGTCCGGGGCCGGAGAACGGCTCCGATGAGCTGAAGTCCCGATATCTCGAGGCATTGACCCTGGTCGAACGCCTGCATCGGCGCCTGCTCGACGTCATCAAGGACGAGTTCGACCGGCAGGGGCGGGCGGACGTCAACAGCGTTCAGGCGCTGCTGTTGTTCAACATTGGCGATTCCGAATTGACGGCGGGGGAACTGCGTACGCGCGGCTATTACCTCGGATCGAATGTCTCCTACAACCTCAAGAAGTTGGTCGAGGGCGGCTACGTGCATCACCAGCGCTCGACGGTGGACCGCCGGTCGGTACGCATCAGCCTCACCAAGAAGGGCCAGGAGGTGCACGACGTGGTCAAGCATCTCTACGAGCGTCATCTCAAGTCGATTGAGAAGGTGGGTGGTCTGGGCAGCGACGATTTCGAGCGCCTCAACCGCTCGCTGCAGAAGCTTGAGCGATTCTGGACCGATCAGATCCTCTATCGGCTCTGA
- the hemB gene encoding porphobilinogen synthase, translating into MARREESPASGGGTFARPRSAGMVRPIRPRRNRRADWARRLVRETVVTPDDLIWPIFLVAGKGVREPVATMPGVVRHSVDEAVRAAAEAAGLGIPAIALFPYTDPALRDAKGSQALNSDNLVCRACKAIKDSVPEIGIITDVALDPYTSHGHDGLLEDGRILNDATVEVLVQQSLVQARAGADVIAPSDMMDGRVGAIRAALEAEGMIDTQIMAYSAKYASSFYGPFRDAIGSSATLVGDKRTYQMDFANSDEALREAELDIAEGADMIMVKPGLPYLDILRRLKDRFAMPTFAYQVSGEYAMICAAGERGWMDRDRCMMETLAAFKRAGADGVLTYFAIDAARMLNDA; encoded by the coding sequence ATGGCTAGACGCGAGGAATCGCCGGCAAGCGGAGGCGGCACCTTCGCCAGGCCGCGCTCGGCGGGCATGGTGCGGCCGATCCGCCCCCGCAGGAACCGCCGGGCCGACTGGGCGCGCCGGCTGGTCCGCGAGACGGTGGTGACACCCGATGATCTGATCTGGCCGATCTTCCTCGTCGCCGGAAAGGGCGTACGCGAGCCCGTCGCCACGATGCCGGGAGTCGTGCGCCATTCCGTCGACGAAGCGGTGCGGGCCGCGGCGGAGGCAGCCGGTCTCGGCATTCCGGCGATCGCGCTGTTTCCCTATACCGACCCGGCGCTGCGCGATGCGAAAGGTTCGCAGGCGCTCAATTCCGACAACCTCGTCTGCCGGGCCTGCAAGGCGATCAAGGACAGCGTGCCGGAGATCGGGATCATCACCGACGTCGCCCTCGACCCCTATACCAGCCACGGCCATGACGGATTGCTCGAGGACGGCCGGATCCTCAACGACGCAACGGTCGAGGTACTTGTTCAGCAGTCGCTGGTGCAGGCGCGCGCCGGCGCCGACGTCATCGCCCCGTCAGACATGATGGACGGACGCGTCGGGGCGATCCGCGCCGCGCTGGAAGCCGAGGGGATGATCGACACCCAGATCATGGCCTATTCGGCCAAGTACGCCTCCTCGTTCTACGGGCCGTTCCGCGATGCGATCGGCTCGTCGGCGACGCTGGTGGGCGACAAGCGCACCTACCAGATGGATTTCGCCAATTCCGACGAGGCGCTGCGCGAGGCCGAGCTCGACATCGCCGAAGGGGCCGACATGATCATGGTGAAACCGGGATTGCCCTATCTGGACATCCTGCGCCGACTCAAGGACCGGTTCGCGATGCCGACCTTCGCCTACCAGGTGTCGGGGGAGTACGCGATGATCTGCGCGGCGGGTGAACGCGGCTGGATGGACCGCGACCGCTGCATGATGGAGACGCTGGCCGCCTTCAAGCGGGCGGGGGCGGACGGCGTCCTCACCTACTTCGCGATCGATGCGGCGCGGATGCTGAACGACGCCTGA
- a CDS encoding SLC13 family permease — translation MEDFHMWTTFAVIAAAVVAYVTEKVPLELTAVSVLVAFLLLFEIFPFVGADGERIVTTDQLLAGFANPALFTVLALLVIGQGLFQTGALDGFAQRVGQWAGGRTTMTTAAVLTATGVLSAFMNNTPVVVLMLPVLGAVALRARMSPSKVMIPLSFVSILGGMTTLIGSSTNLLVAGVARDLGVRNLGFFDFTGIAVILAVVGGLYVLFVAPRILPARATMVQEVGGGQGKQFIAQIPITYGHPLVGARAVAGMFPALKGMTVVMVQRGEHPIHAPFEDTTLQPGDVVVVAATRTVLTDALKGTRALISAEAIGALDGNGEDENTPPADGPIMLAEAVVAPGSRLIGRTIEQSALRAMTGCIVLGIQRHSRMIRMRMSDIRLEAGDVLLVSGSRSQVEGLRLSRDVILLEWSASEVPLTERAGRALAIFLSVVAISASGTLPITIAAIAGALAMVPAGCLNIRQAARAFDRRIYLLIGSSLAMAIPLEATGGARFIAEGVVSLLEGQQPTVVLSAMFLLIAFMTNFLSNNATAVLFTPIAVSTANQLGVDPFPFVVMVIMAANCSFATPIGYQTNLLVMTPGHYRFADFVKVGAPLALLIWLTHTIVAPWYYAF, via the coding sequence ATGGAAGACTTCCACATGTGGACGACCTTCGCGGTCATCGCAGCCGCGGTCGTCGCCTACGTGACCGAGAAGGTGCCGCTCGAACTGACCGCGGTCAGCGTCCTTGTGGCATTCCTGCTCCTGTTCGAGATATTCCCCTTCGTCGGCGCCGACGGAGAGCGGATCGTCACGACCGACCAGCTGCTGGCAGGCTTTGCCAATCCGGCGCTGTTCACCGTGCTGGCGTTGCTGGTCATCGGCCAGGGCCTGTTCCAGACCGGAGCACTCGACGGGTTCGCGCAGCGGGTCGGCCAATGGGCCGGGGGCCGCACCACGATGACCACCGCGGCGGTCCTCACCGCGACCGGCGTGCTCAGCGCCTTCATGAACAACACGCCCGTCGTCGTTCTCATGCTCCCGGTGCTGGGTGCGGTTGCGCTGAGAGCGCGGATGTCGCCGAGCAAGGTCATGATCCCCCTCAGCTTCGTGTCCATCCTGGGGGGCATGACCACGCTGATCGGCTCTTCGACCAACCTTCTCGTCGCCGGCGTTGCCCGCGACCTCGGCGTGCGCAATCTCGGCTTCTTCGATTTCACGGGGATCGCGGTCATCCTGGCGGTTGTTGGCGGCCTCTACGTGCTGTTCGTCGCGCCGCGCATCCTGCCGGCGCGAGCGACGATGGTGCAGGAAGTCGGCGGCGGCCAGGGCAAGCAGTTCATCGCCCAGATTCCCATCACCTATGGCCATCCGCTGGTGGGCGCGCGCGCGGTCGCCGGCATGTTCCCGGCGCTGAAGGGAATGACGGTGGTGATGGTCCAGCGCGGCGAGCACCCGATCCATGCGCCGTTCGAGGATACGACGCTGCAGCCCGGTGACGTGGTGGTCGTGGCGGCCACGCGAACCGTTCTCACCGACGCGCTGAAGGGTACCCGGGCGCTGATCTCGGCGGAGGCGATCGGCGCGCTGGACGGCAATGGCGAGGACGAGAATACACCGCCGGCGGACGGACCGATCATGCTTGCCGAGGCCGTGGTGGCACCGGGCTCGCGGCTGATCGGCCGCACCATCGAACAGTCGGCGCTGCGGGCGATGACCGGCTGCATCGTGCTCGGCATCCAGCGCCACAGCCGCATGATCCGCATGCGCATGAGCGACATCCGCCTCGAGGCCGGCGACGTGCTGCTGGTCTCCGGCTCGCGCTCGCAGGTGGAGGGGCTGCGTCTTTCCCGCGACGTCATCCTGCTTGAATGGTCCGCCTCCGAGGTGCCGCTGACCGAGCGCGCGGGACGCGCGCTTGCCATCTTTCTGAGTGTCGTCGCAATTTCGGCCTCGGGCACGCTGCCGATCACCATTGCCGCCATCGCCGGCGCCCTGGCCATGGTGCCTGCCGGCTGTCTCAACATCCGCCAGGCCGCGCGCGCCTTCGACCGTCGGATCTATCTGCTGATCGGCTCATCGCTCGCGATGGCGATACCGCTCGAGGCGACTGGCGGCGCGCGCTTCATCGCCGAGGGCGTCGTCAGCCTGCTGGAAGGTCAGCAGCCCACGGTCGTCCTCTCGGCGATGTTCCTGCTGATCGCCTTCATGACGAACTTCCTGTCGAACAATGCGACCGCCGTTCTGTTCACGCCGATTGCGGTCTCGACGGCCAACCAGCTCGGCGTCGATCCCTTCCCCTTCGTGGTGATGGTGATCATGGCGGCAAACTGCTCGTTCGCGACGCCGATCGGCTACCAGACCAACCTGCTGGTCATGACGCCGGGACACTACCGCTTCGCCGATTTCGTCAAGGTTGGCGCCCCCCTGGCATTGTTGATCTGGCTCACCCACACTATCGTGGCGCCATGGTATTATGCATTCTGA